One Helianthus annuus cultivar XRQ/B chromosome 12, HanXRQr2.0-SUNRISE, whole genome shotgun sequence genomic region harbors:
- the LOC110895339 gene encoding folate synthesis bifunctional protein, mitochondrial isoform X2: MNIFKHLLSSQSARTRVCTSYRASFSFFHFSSDASIQVHSPEQEVVIALGSNVGDRLNNFNEALTQMKKSGIEITRHACLYETEPAYVTDQPLFLNSAIRGVTKLGPHELLSTLKKIEKEMGRTKGIRYGPRPIDLDILFYGKYRINSEILTVPHERIFERPFVMAPLVDLLGSDIDDDTVLRWHSFSKNGLFESWEKLGGEALIGKDGLRRVLPVNNQLWDWSKRTSVMGILNLTPDSFSDGGKFDSVGSTISRVKTMISEGAEIIDLGAQSTRPMATKISVEEELDRLIPVLEKILELPEIEGKLLSIDTFYSEVALEAIKKGAHIINDVSGGTLDSDMFRVVANLSVPYIAMHMRGDPSTMQNSENLKYDDVCKEVADELYERVRTAELCGVPAWRMILDPGIGFSKKTEDNLDILMGLKRIRSEIGRKSLGVSRAPLLIGPSRKRFLGEICGRASAVERDPGTIAAITCAVLGGANVVRVHNVGDNADAVKLCDAMLDR; this comes from the exons ATGAATATTTTCAAGCATCTACTCTCATCACAATCAGCTCGCACACGTGTCTGCACATCTTATAGAG CATCGTTTTCCTTCTTTCATTTCTCCTCGGATGCTTCAATACAAGTCCATTCTCCAGAACAGGAAGTAGTAATAGCTTTAGGTAGCAATGTGGGTGATAGGCTTAATAACTTTAACGAAGCCTTAACTCAAATGAAGAAATCGGGCATAGAAATAACAAGACATGCGTGTTTATACGAAACCGAGCCGGCTTAcgtgaccgaccagcctcttttTCTCAATTCAGCCATCAGAGGCGTTACAAAGCTGGGCCCGCATGAGCTACTATCAACCCTCaagaaaatagaaaaagaaaTGGGCCGAACCAAAGGTATTAGGTACGGCCCGCGACCCATTGACTTAGATATACTGTTTTATGGTAAATACAGAATTAACTCGGAGATTCTCACGGTTCCACATGAAAGAATCTTCGAGAGGCCGTTTGTTATGGCTCCGTTAGTTGACTTATTGGGGTCGGATATTGACGATGATACTGTTCTACGCTGGCATTCTTTCTCGAAAAACGGACTTTTTGAATCTTGGGAAAAATTAGGTGGAGAAGCTCTGATAGGCAAAGACGGGTTAAGAAGAGTTTTACCGGTCAATAATCAGTTATGGGATTGGTCAAAGAGAACTTCTGTCATGGGAATCTTGAACTTGACTCCCGATAGTTTTAGTGATGGAGGAAAGTTTGACTCTGTGGGGTCCACTATATCGCGTGTTAAGACCATGATATCCGAAGGGGCTGAGATTATCGATCTCGGAGCTCAATCCACACGTCCAATGGCAACGAAGATCTCTGTCGAAGAAGAACTCGATAGGTTAATCCCCGTTCTCGAAAAGATTCTCGAATTACccgaaattgaaggaaaactgcTATCGATCGACACGTTTTACTCAGAAGTTGCTTTAGAAGCAATTAAGAAAGGGGCTCATATAATCAACGATGTATCGGGCGGAACGCTAGATTCCGATATGTTTCGGGTAGTTGCTAATCTCAGTGTTCCATATATCGCTATGCACATGAGAGGGGACCCGTCCACTATGCAAAACAGTGAGAATTTGAAGTATGACGATGTTTGCAAAGAAGTTGCTGATGAGTTGTATGAGCGTGTAAGAACTGCAGAGTTATGCGGCGTGCCCGCATGGAGGATGATTCTTGACCCAGGGATCGGATTTTCAAAGAAAACCGAAGATAATTTGGATATTTTGATGGGATTGAAGAGGATTAGGAGCGAGATTGGGCGCAAGAGCTTAGGGGTGTCACGTGCACCTTTGTTAATCGGTCCTTCAAGAAAGAGATTTTTGGGGGAGATTTGTGGCCGCGCTTCTGCTGTTGAGAGAGATCCGGGGACTATCGCTGCTATTACGTGTGCGGTTTTGGGTGGTGCTAACGTTGTTCGTGTTCATAATGTTGGAGATAACGCGGACGCTGTTAAGCTTTGTGATGCAATGTTGGATCGG TAA
- the LOC110895341 gene encoding uncharacterized protein LOC110895341: MKNPKLLPFIHTSLFSSSPLVYNYNHHRSLRFLSHSLVLQNPNPPLPFSVFGFHRSLYLEPNIPPSSNLSSANRPVDDGAVLQNCFWGEKALSIAQDVLLQFGDDIKIFAFNIYPKGRGCIYVRLDRLCNQFLSMEDIQSYSHEYKKKLDEAGAVGDIPSDLAIEVSSPDADRLLRIPDDLQRFKNMAMRVKYADSKSMKKEGIFFLESIEMDSGSCVWRLADVKENRHPSAKGRPLTRKQKDWRLKLPYEMLEQVTLYIPLRGV, from the exons ATGAAGAACCCTAAATTACTACCATTCATACACACCTCCCTTTTCTCTTCTTCACCCTTGGTCTATAATTACAACCACCATCGATCCTTGAGGTTTCTTTCTCATTCACTCGTCCTACAAAACCCCAATCCCCCTTTACCTTTTTCAGTATTTGGGTTTCATCGTTCTCTATATCTTGAGCCTAATATACCCCCAAGCTCTAATCTTTCCTCTGCAAATCGTCCCGTTGATGATGGTGCTGTTTTACAGAATTGTTTTTGGGGTGAGAAAGCTCTGTCTATTGCTCAAGATGTGTTGCTACAGTTTGGTGATGATAtaaaaatctttgcttttaataTTTACCCGAAAGGACGTGGATGTATTTATGTCAGACTGGACAGACTCTGTAATCA GTTCCTGAGCATGGAGGATATTCAAAGTTATAGTCATGAATACAAGAAAAAACTAGACGAAGCAGGAGCAGTTGGTGACATCCCTAGTGATTTGGCTATTGAGGTGTCGTCTCCTGATGCAGATCGACTACTAAGAATACCGGATGATTTACAACGTTTTAAGAACATGGCAATGCGGGTGAAGTATGCTGATTCTAAATCCATGAAAAAAGAAGGAATATTCTTTTTGGAATCTATTGAAATGGATTCTGGAAGTTGTGTATGGAGGTTGGCTGATGTAAAAGAAAATCGACACCCTTCAGCTAAAGGAAGACCATTGACCCGCAAACAAAAGGACTGGAGACTCAAACTGCCATATGAAATGCTCGAGCAGGTGACTCTGTATATACCTTTGAGGGGTGTTTAG
- the LOC110895339 gene encoding folate synthesis bifunctional protein, mitochondrial isoform X1, whose protein sequence is MNIFKHLLSSQSARTRVCTSYRASFSFFHFSSDASIQVHSPEQEVVIALGSNVGDRLNNFNEALTQMKKSGIEITRHACLYETEPAYVTDQPLFLNSAIRGVTKLGPHELLSTLKKIEKEMGRTKGIRYGPRPIDLDILFYGKYRINSEILTVPHERIFERPFVMAPLVDLLGSDIDDDTVLRWHSFSKNGLFESWEKLGGEALIGKDGLRRVLPVNNQLWDWSKRTSVMGILNLTPDSFSDGGKFDSVGSTISRVKTMISEGAEIIDLGAQSTRPMATKISVEEELDRLIPVLEKILELPEIEGKLLSIDTFYSEVALEAIKKGAHIINDVSGGTLDSDMFRVVANLSVPYIAMHMRGDPSTMQNSENLKYDDVCKEVADELYERVRTAELCGVPAWRMILDPGIGFSKKTEDNLDILMGLKRIRSEIGRKSLGVSRAPLLIGPSRKRFLGEICGRASAVERDPGTIAAITCAVLGGANVVRVHNVGDNADAVKLCDAMLDRVGRS, encoded by the exons ATGAATATTTTCAAGCATCTACTCTCATCACAATCAGCTCGCACACGTGTCTGCACATCTTATAGAG CATCGTTTTCCTTCTTTCATTTCTCCTCGGATGCTTCAATACAAGTCCATTCTCCAGAACAGGAAGTAGTAATAGCTTTAGGTAGCAATGTGGGTGATAGGCTTAATAACTTTAACGAAGCCTTAACTCAAATGAAGAAATCGGGCATAGAAATAACAAGACATGCGTGTTTATACGAAACCGAGCCGGCTTAcgtgaccgaccagcctcttttTCTCAATTCAGCCATCAGAGGCGTTACAAAGCTGGGCCCGCATGAGCTACTATCAACCCTCaagaaaatagaaaaagaaaTGGGCCGAACCAAAGGTATTAGGTACGGCCCGCGACCCATTGACTTAGATATACTGTTTTATGGTAAATACAGAATTAACTCGGAGATTCTCACGGTTCCACATGAAAGAATCTTCGAGAGGCCGTTTGTTATGGCTCCGTTAGTTGACTTATTGGGGTCGGATATTGACGATGATACTGTTCTACGCTGGCATTCTTTCTCGAAAAACGGACTTTTTGAATCTTGGGAAAAATTAGGTGGAGAAGCTCTGATAGGCAAAGACGGGTTAAGAAGAGTTTTACCGGTCAATAATCAGTTATGGGATTGGTCAAAGAGAACTTCTGTCATGGGAATCTTGAACTTGACTCCCGATAGTTTTAGTGATGGAGGAAAGTTTGACTCTGTGGGGTCCACTATATCGCGTGTTAAGACCATGATATCCGAAGGGGCTGAGATTATCGATCTCGGAGCTCAATCCACACGTCCAATGGCAACGAAGATCTCTGTCGAAGAAGAACTCGATAGGTTAATCCCCGTTCTCGAAAAGATTCTCGAATTACccgaaattgaaggaaaactgcTATCGATCGACACGTTTTACTCAGAAGTTGCTTTAGAAGCAATTAAGAAAGGGGCTCATATAATCAACGATGTATCGGGCGGAACGCTAGATTCCGATATGTTTCGGGTAGTTGCTAATCTCAGTGTTCCATATATCGCTATGCACATGAGAGGGGACCCGTCCACTATGCAAAACAGTGAGAATTTGAAGTATGACGATGTTTGCAAAGAAGTTGCTGATGAGTTGTATGAGCGTGTAAGAACTGCAGAGTTATGCGGCGTGCCCGCATGGAGGATGATTCTTGACCCAGGGATCGGATTTTCAAAGAAAACCGAAGATAATTTGGATATTTTGATGGGATTGAAGAGGATTAGGAGCGAGATTGGGCGCAAGAGCTTAGGGGTGTCACGTGCACCTTTGTTAATCGGTCCTTCAAGAAAGAGATTTTTGGGGGAGATTTGTGGCCGCGCTTCTGCTGTTGAGAGAGATCCGGGGACTATCGCTGCTATTACGTGTGCGGTTTTGGGTGGTGCTAACGTTGTTCGTGTTCATAATGTTGGAGATAACGCGGACGCTGTTAAGCTTTGTGATGCAATGTTGGATCGGGTAGGAAGATCTTAA
- the LOC110895342 gene encoding protein SPIRAL1-like 1 has translation MNRGVSAGGGQSSLSYLFGGDEAPKPAQKATQSAPSETPAANNVTAAKPDITKQIPAGIHGNPSNNYFRADGQNTGNFITERPSTKVHNAPGGGSSLGYLFGGDGN, from the exons ATGAATCGTGGAGTGAGCGCCGGTGGTGGCCAGAGTTCTTTGAGCTACTTGTTTGGGGGTGATGAAGCACCAAAGCCAGCCCAAAAGGCTACACAATCTGCCCCATCTGAAACACCAGCAGCAAACAATGTGACCGCTGCGAAACCTGATATTACTAAGCAGATTCCAGCTGGTATTCATGGTAATCCTTCGAACAACTACTTCAGAGCTGATGGTCAGAATACCGGGAACTTTATTACG GAACGACCTTCGACTAAGGTCCACAATGCACCTGGTGGCGGATCATCTCTTGGATACCTGTTTGGCGGTGACGGTAACTGA